A single Nilaparvata lugens isolate BPH unplaced genomic scaffold, ASM1435652v1 scaffold9232, whole genome shotgun sequence DNA region contains:
- the LOC120349302 gene encoding soluble scavenger receptor cysteine-rich domain-containing protein SSC5D-like — translation MIANDLETDLNSRPKYKPPQPTAPAGPPHREAPPRFNYNQLPHCHYCPAKHFHRDCPELAEEETAGKRRYWRDSDSTPPARKVGVHYTNDEVQDPQRQPRRSPPQLQAITVTEPASQSFLGHATVDPASVTKPPSNITEEPLLFSADEDSPRNRAGTPCASTTQPSLMTVSLTTDRSPTRHATVDPASVAKSPSNVTEDPLLFPADRDSPQHSAAAPLLARERTASPADDERVIDHQPGEEHATVTHTHPAPTGIAVMDGVTNTALAAVDDQVTNTAPAAVSHQVTITDPAAVNQPVTNTAPAAVSHQVTNTALAAVTDKVTNTAAPVVNNHITSPPPSQAPNLAVIQIDGQTLPRSR, via the exons ATGATCGCCAACGACCTGGAAACCGACCTCAACAGTCGACCAAAATATAAGCCGCCTCAACCTACGGCACCCGCAGGGCCACCCCATCGAGAGGCGCCGCCGAGGTTCAACTACAACCAGCTTCCTCATTGTCATTACTGCCCGGCCAAGCATTTTCATCGCGACTGCCCAGAACTCGCAGAAGAAGAAACGGCAGGGAAACGGCGGTACTGGAGAGACTCGGACTCCACCCCACCAGCACGGAAAGTAGGAGTCCACTACACTAACGATGAGGTGCAAGACCCGCAGCGCCAGCCTCGCAGGTCACCACCCCAACTACAAGCGATAACCGTCACCGAACCGGCCAGCCAGTCATTCCTTGGTCATGCCACCGTGGATCCTGCCAGCGTCACCAAGCCTCCTTCCAACATCACCGAAGAACCCTTGCTCTTCTCGGCTGACGAAGACTCTCCACG CAACCGCGCCGGCACACCTTGCGCGTCAACCACCCAGCCGTCACTCATGACCGTCTCACTCACAACAGATCGATCGCCTACCCGTCACGCCACCGTAGACCCTGCTAGCGTCGCTAAGTCTCCTTCCAATGTCACCGAAGACCCCTTGCTCTTCCCGGCTGACAGAGACTCTCCACAGCACTCAGCAGCCGCGCCTCTACTGGCCCGTGAGAGGACAGCATCACCAGCCGACGATGAGCGCGTCATCGACCACCAGCCTGGGGAGGAACATGCAACTGTGACCCACACGCACCCTGCACCTACCGGGATCGCTGTCATGGACGGAGTTACCAACACTGCCCTCGCCGCAGTCGATGACCAG gtcaccaacactgccccagccgcagtcagccaccaggtcaccatCACTGACCCAGCCGCTGTCAACCAgccggtcaccaacactgccccagccgcagtcagccaccaggtcaccaacactgccctggCCGCAGTCACCgacaaggtcaccaacactgctgCCCCAGTAGTCAACAACCACATCACCAGCCCTCCGCCCAGCCAAGCACCGAACCTAGCCGTGATCCAGATAGACGGACAGACTCTACCCCGGAGTAGATGA
- the LOC120349301 gene encoding uncharacterized protein PB18E9.04c-like, which translates to MVATRTGAGDSGDTTTEDSMQSTSQHTESTFVGWPAQTTGQTDSSTTQPPTSTSETGATQPPAFTSEPALPTTLQPSALTVNLPAPPSTSSHATTATSNMANLPAPAVSYTGNLSQLTA; encoded by the coding sequence ATGGTAGCGACTAGAACCGGAGCCGGAGACAGTGGAGATACGACCACCGAAGATTCGATGCAGTCAACCAGCCAGCACACCGAGTCTACATTCGTCGGCTGGCCTGCACAGACCACCGGTCAAACCGACAGCAGCACGACGCAGCCGCCCACTTCCACCAGCGAAACCGGGGCAACGCAGCCACCCGCCTTCACCAGCGAGCCCGCTCTACCAACCACCCTGCAACCCAGCGCGCTGACCGTCAACCTGCCTGCTCCACCGTCAACCTCTAGTCACGCCACTACCGCAACCAGCAACATGGCCAACTTACCGGCTCCagccgtcagctacaccggcaaCCTCAGCCAGCTGACCGCATAG